In the Aromatoleum bremense genome, one interval contains:
- a CDS encoding hydantoinase B/oxoprolinase family protein → MNMMTNKEVGFANLLGNGQTLKQFRDDILARTKESGGHYNGLTKLELRESDPIRYEKMFSKLRGGLVHARETAKKIAASPIVEQEGELCFTLYNAAGDCVLTSTGIIIHVGTMGAAIKYMIENNWEGNPGINPGDMFTNNDCSIGNVHPCDIATIVPIFAHGKLVGWVGGVTHVIDTGAVTPGSMSTGQTQRFGDGYMITCRKTGVNDQPLRDWLHESQRSVRTPKYWILDEKTRIAGCHMVRDLIEEVINEEGLEAYEKFSYEVIEEGRRGLQTRIKAMTLPGKYRKVAFVDVPYAHPDVQTSNAFAKLDSIMHSPVEMEIRADGTWRLDFEGASRWGWHSYNAHQVAFTSGIWVMMTQTLVPTQRINDGAYFGTEFHLPKGTWMNPDDRRTGHAYAWHFLVSGWSAMWRGLSQAYFSRGYLEEVNAGNANTSNWLQGGGINQDGEIHAVNSFEASSCGTGAGAIKDGLNHAAAIWNPEGDMGDIEIWEMAEPLLYMGRNVKANSGGYGKYRGGNGFETLRMVWKAEDWTMFFMGNGYMNSDWGLMGGYPSATGYRFEAHNTGLKERIALGDSLPLGGDANPASPDYEQHINASSRIKRDQQCMTTEDCYENYDLYLNYLRGGPGYGDPLDREPEAIARDLNNAWLLPEYARKVYGAVIEQDAKGVWSVDAAKTALRRVEVRKERLERAVPTRDWMKEERERILTKHASQAVQHMFATSFDLSEKFLNEFRTFWNLPEDWIVREDELGVPSYGSKFRMDLSKMPDVKTVVLVEE, encoded by the coding sequence ATGAACATGATGACCAACAAGGAAGTGGGTTTCGCCAACCTGCTCGGCAACGGCCAGACGCTCAAGCAGTTCCGTGACGACATCCTCGCGCGGACCAAGGAAAGTGGCGGCCACTACAACGGCCTGACGAAGCTCGAACTGCGCGAGAGTGACCCGATCCGCTACGAGAAGATGTTCTCGAAGCTGCGCGGCGGCCTCGTGCATGCGCGGGAGACCGCGAAGAAGATCGCCGCGAGTCCGATCGTCGAGCAGGAAGGCGAACTGTGCTTCACGCTGTACAACGCCGCGGGCGACTGCGTGCTGACTTCGACCGGCATCATCATCCACGTCGGCACGATGGGCGCGGCGATCAAGTACATGATCGAGAACAACTGGGAAGGCAACCCCGGCATCAATCCCGGTGACATGTTCACGAACAACGATTGCTCGATCGGCAACGTGCACCCGTGCGACATCGCGACGATCGTGCCGATCTTCGCGCACGGCAAGCTCGTCGGCTGGGTTGGCGGCGTGACGCACGTGATCGACACCGGGGCGGTGACGCCGGGCTCGATGTCCACCGGCCAGACTCAGCGCTTCGGCGACGGCTACATGATCACCTGCCGCAAGACCGGGGTGAATGACCAGCCGCTGCGCGACTGGCTGCACGAGTCGCAGCGCTCGGTACGCACGCCGAAGTATTGGATCCTCGACGAGAAGACCCGCATCGCCGGCTGCCACATGGTGCGCGACCTGATCGAGGAGGTGATCAACGAGGAAGGGCTCGAGGCCTACGAGAAGTTTTCGTACGAGGTCATCGAGGAAGGCCGCCGCGGGCTGCAGACGCGCATCAAGGCGATGACGCTGCCGGGCAAGTACCGCAAGGTCGCGTTCGTCGATGTGCCGTACGCGCATCCGGACGTGCAGACCTCCAACGCGTTCGCGAAGCTCGACTCGATCATGCATTCGCCGGTCGAGATGGAGATCCGCGCCGACGGCACGTGGCGGCTCGACTTCGAAGGCGCGAGCCGCTGGGGCTGGCATTCGTACAACGCCCACCAGGTCGCCTTCACCAGCGGCATCTGGGTGATGATGACCCAGACCCTGGTGCCGACGCAGCGCATCAACGACGGCGCGTATTTCGGCACCGAGTTCCATCTGCCGAAGGGCACCTGGATGAACCCGGACGACCGGCGCACCGGCCACGCCTACGCCTGGCACTTCCTCGTCTCGGGCTGGAGCGCGATGTGGCGCGGACTCTCGCAGGCCTACTTCAGCCGCGGCTACCTCGAAGAGGTCAACGCCGGCAACGCCAATACCTCGAACTGGCTGCAGGGCGGCGGTATCAACCAGGACGGCGAGATCCACGCGGTCAACAGCTTTGAAGCCTCGAGCTGCGGCACCGGCGCCGGCGCGATCAAGGACGGCCTGAACCACGCCGCCGCGATCTGGAACCCCGAAGGCGACATGGGCGACATCGAGATCTGGGAGATGGCCGAGCCGCTGCTGTACATGGGCCGCAACGTCAAGGCGAACTCCGGCGGCTACGGCAAGTATCGCGGCGGCAACGGTTTCGAGACGCTGCGCATGGTCTGGAAGGCTGAAGACTGGACCATGTTCTTCATGGGCAACGGCTACATGAACTCGGACTGGGGCCTGATGGGCGGCTACCCGTCGGCGACCGGCTACCGCTTCGAAGCGCACAACACCGGCCTGAAGGAGCGCATCGCGCTCGGCGACAGCCTGCCGCTGGGCGGCGACGCTAACCCGGCCTCGCCCGACTACGAGCAGCACATCAACGCCTCGTCGCGCATCAAGCGCGACCAGCAGTGCATGACGACGGAGGACTGCTACGAGAACTACGACCTGTACCTGAACTACCTGCGCGGTGGTCCGGGCTACGGCGACCCGCTCGACCGCGAGCCGGAAGCGATCGCGCGCGACCTCAACAACGCGTGGCTGCTGCCGGAGTACGCGCGGAAAGTGTACGGCGCGGTGATCGAGCAGGACGCCAAAGGCGTGTGGTCGGTCGATGCGGCCAAGACCGCGCTGCGCCGGGTCGAGGTCCGCAAGGAACGCCTCGAGCGTGCAGTGCCGACGCGCGACTGGATGAAGGAGGAGCGCGAACGCATCCTGACCAAGCACGCGAGCCAGGCGGTGCAGCACATGTTCGCGACGAGCTTCGACCTGTCGGAGAAGTTCCTCAACGAGTTCAGAACCTTCTGGAACCTGCCCGAAGACTGGATCGTGCGCGAGGACGAGCTCGGCGTGCCGTCCTACGGTTCGAAGTTCCGCATGGACCTGTCGAAGATGCCGGACGTCAAGACCGTGGTGCTGGTGGAAGAGTGA
- a CDS encoding acetate kinase has protein sequence MKTSGRRSGAVVGCSVAGLVLAASSPFLHAADDAAFDGSVDTLRQRIEEQSRQIESLKQDLSRQQAVLHDMRRALDISGISGRGPAPAVPATVAAPPPPTGSTPAQQVAQAPVQRPVGEAPTRTDNRPPPVAPIFEQPGVLTPRGTWILEPSLQYAYSSSNRIALIGYTIIPALLIGLIDVREVKSNSLTAALTVRRGITNRFELEAKIPYVYRWDSSVSREVAAGSANPEVFDTDGNDIGDIELTGRYQLNDGGADQPYYIASLRFKSRTGTDPFEVEIDRTIRSTTGGVGLQTEIPTGSGFYSLQPGLTVLIPSDPVVFFGGISYQYSFKRDNVKQKTNEGDIELGEVQPGGAFGFNFGMGLALNERSSFSIGYDHLSVGKVEQNGQTAATSVRVQLGTLLLGYSYRMAPNRTLNLSVGAGLTEDTPDLQLTLRMPITL, from the coding sequence ATGAAAACCTCGGGACGCCGGTCCGGCGCCGTCGTGGGCTGCAGCGTGGCCGGGCTGGTGCTGGCCGCATCGAGCCCGTTCCTCCACGCTGCCGATGACGCGGCTTTCGACGGCAGCGTCGATACACTTAGACAGCGGATCGAGGAACAGAGCCGGCAGATCGAATCGCTGAAGCAGGATCTGTCGCGCCAGCAGGCAGTACTGCACGACATGCGCCGTGCGCTGGACATCAGCGGCATCAGCGGCCGAGGTCCTGCGCCCGCCGTGCCCGCCACGGTCGCCGCGCCGCCGCCCCCGACAGGCAGCACACCCGCGCAACAGGTCGCCCAGGCACCGGTGCAGCGTCCTGTCGGCGAGGCGCCGACCCGCACCGACAACCGCCCGCCACCGGTCGCGCCGATCTTCGAGCAGCCGGGCGTGCTGACGCCGCGGGGGACGTGGATCCTCGAGCCTTCGCTGCAGTATGCGTATTCATCGAGCAATCGCATTGCACTGATCGGCTACACGATCATCCCCGCACTCCTGATCGGTCTGATCGATGTTCGGGAGGTCAAGAGCAACTCACTGACCGCGGCGCTGACCGTGCGGCGCGGCATTACGAACCGCTTCGAACTCGAAGCGAAAATTCCGTACGTCTATCGCTGGGATTCGAGCGTGAGCCGGGAAGTGGCAGCAGGAAGTGCCAATCCCGAGGTATTCGACACGGACGGGAACGACATCGGCGACATCGAGTTGACCGGCCGGTACCAGCTCAACGACGGCGGGGCCGACCAGCCGTACTACATCGCGTCGCTGCGCTTCAAGTCGCGCACCGGTACGGATCCGTTCGAAGTCGAAATCGACAGAACGATCAGATCGACGACCGGGGGCGTGGGTCTTCAGACCGAAATTCCCACCGGCTCGGGTTTCTACTCTCTCCAGCCGGGCCTGACGGTGCTGATTCCTTCCGACCCCGTTGTCTTTTTCGGCGGCATCAGCTACCAGTACAGCTTCAAGCGGGACAACGTGAAGCAGAAGACGAACGAGGGCGACATCGAACTCGGCGAGGTCCAGCCGGGTGGTGCTTTCGGTTTCAACTTCGGCATGGGTCTCGCACTGAACGAGCGCTCATCGTTCAGCATCGGCTACGACCACCTGTCGGTCGGAAAGGTCGAGCAGAACGGCCAGACAGCAGCGACTTCGGTACGCGTTCAGCTCGGTACCCTGCTGCTCGGCTACTCCTACCGTATGGCGCCGAACCGGACTTTGAACCTGTCGGTCGGCGCCGGTCTCACGGAGGATACGCCGGACCTGCAACTGACCTTGCGGATGCCGATCACGCTGTAG
- a CDS encoding hydantoinase/oxoprolinase family protein, whose product MEVLQASQVQVMGIDAGGTMTDTFFVREDGRFVVGKAQSNPADESLAIFNSSQDALAHWERDVDQVYPELVTCVYSGTAMLNRVVQRKGLDVGLICNRGFEQVHSMGRAIQSYLGYALEDRIHLNTHRYDEPLVPLSRTRGVTERTDVQGEIVIPLREAEVRQATRELVQAGAKAIVICLLQSHKNGTSEKRARDVCRDELAELDIDIPVFASVDYYPSRKESHRMNTTVLEAYAAEPSRQTLKKVSDRFRKHGAKFDLRVMATHGGTISWKAKELARTIVSGPIGGVIGSKLLGEALGYENVACSDIGGTSFDMALITKGNFAIVSDPDMARLVLSLPLVAMDSVGAGAGSFVRLDPYSGAIKLGPDSAGYRVGTCWPESGLDTVSVSDCHVVLGYLNPHNFLGGAIKLDVERARQHIKVQLADPLGLSVEDAAAGVIELLDQNLREYLRANISAKGYNAADFVCFSYGGAGPVHTYGYTEGAGFKDVVVPAWAAGFSAFGCACADFEYRYDKSVDIAVPQIAPDSQKAAACNTIQEAWQELAAKVVEEFVINGFKPEDVILRPGYRMQYMGQLNDLEITSPIGSAATPEDWNRIVEAFENTYSRVYASSARSPELGFSVTGAIMRGLVATQKPVLPEDPEEGETPPAEARLGTRPFYRGKKWVDAVLWKMEALKPGNHITGPAIIESDATTFVVPDGFETRLDKHRLFHLAEVK is encoded by the coding sequence ATGGAAGTCCTACAGGCATCACAGGTACAGGTCATGGGCATCGATGCCGGCGGCACGATGACCGACACGTTCTTCGTCCGCGAAGACGGGCGCTTCGTTGTTGGCAAGGCACAGAGCAATCCGGCCGACGAGTCCCTCGCAATCTTCAACTCGTCGCAGGACGCGCTGGCCCATTGGGAGCGCGACGTCGACCAGGTCTATCCGGAACTCGTCACCTGCGTCTATTCGGGCACTGCGATGCTCAACCGCGTCGTGCAGCGCAAGGGGCTCGATGTCGGGCTGATCTGCAACCGCGGCTTCGAGCAGGTGCATTCGATGGGTCGCGCGATCCAGAGCTACCTCGGCTATGCGCTCGAGGACCGCATCCATCTGAACACGCACCGCTACGACGAGCCGCTGGTGCCGCTGTCGCGCACCCGCGGCGTCACCGAGCGCACCGACGTGCAGGGCGAGATCGTGATCCCGCTGCGCGAGGCTGAAGTGCGCCAGGCGACGCGCGAACTCGTCCAGGCCGGCGCCAAGGCGATCGTGATCTGCCTGCTGCAGTCGCACAAGAACGGGACGAGTGAGAAGCGGGCGCGCGACGTGTGCCGCGACGAACTCGCGGAGCTGGACATCGACATTCCGGTGTTCGCGTCGGTTGATTACTACCCGTCGCGCAAGGAAAGCCACCGCATGAACACGACGGTGCTCGAGGCTTACGCCGCCGAGCCGTCGCGCCAGACGCTCAAAAAAGTCAGCGACCGCTTCCGCAAGCATGGCGCGAAGTTCGACCTGCGCGTGATGGCGACGCACGGCGGCACGATCTCGTGGAAGGCGAAGGAGCTCGCGCGCACGATCGTCTCCGGCCCGATCGGCGGCGTCATCGGCTCGAAGCTCCTCGGCGAGGCGCTCGGCTATGAGAACGTCGCGTGCTCGGACATCGGTGGCACGTCGTTCGACATGGCGCTGATCACGAAGGGCAACTTCGCGATCGTGTCCGATCCGGACATGGCGCGCCTGGTGCTGTCCTTGCCGCTGGTCGCGATGGACTCCGTCGGCGCCGGCGCCGGCAGCTTCGTGCGGCTCGACCCGTACAGCGGCGCGATCAAGCTGGGACCGGACAGCGCTGGCTATCGCGTCGGCACCTGCTGGCCGGAAAGCGGCCTCGACACGGTGTCGGTGTCCGACTGCCACGTCGTGCTGGGCTACCTGAACCCGCACAACTTCCTCGGCGGCGCGATCAAGCTCGACGTCGAGCGCGCGCGGCAGCACATCAAGGTGCAACTCGCCGATCCGCTGGGCTTGTCGGTCGAGGATGCGGCGGCCGGCGTCATCGAGCTGCTCGACCAGAACCTGCGCGAGTACCTGCGCGCCAACATCAGCGCCAAGGGCTACAACGCGGCCGACTTCGTGTGCTTCTCGTACGGCGGCGCCGGACCGGTGCATACCTACGGCTACACCGAAGGTGCCGGTTTCAAGGACGTCGTCGTGCCGGCGTGGGCGGCGGGCTTCTCGGCGTTCGGCTGCGCGTGCGCAGACTTCGAGTACCGCTACGACAAGAGCGTCGACATCGCGGTGCCGCAGATCGCCCCCGACTCGCAGAAGGCCGCGGCGTGCAACACGATCCAGGAAGCCTGGCAAGAGCTCGCGGCGAAGGTCGTCGAGGAATTCGTCATCAACGGCTTCAAGCCCGAGGACGTGATCCTGCGCCCCGGCTACCGCATGCAGTACATGGGCCAGCTGAACGACCTCGAGATCACCTCCCCGATCGGCTCGGCAGCGACGCCGGAGGACTGGAACCGCATCGTCGAAGCGTTCGAGAACACCTACTCGCGCGTCTATGCAAGCTCGGCGCGTTCGCCGGAACTGGGCTTCTCGGTGACCGGCGCGATCATGCGCGGCCTCGTCGCGACCCAGAAGCCGGTGCTGCCGGAAGACCCGGAAGAGGGCGAGACGCCGCCGGCCGAAGCGCGGCTGGGCACGCGTCCGTTCTACCGCGGCAAGAAGTGGGTCGATGCCGTGCTGTGGAAGATGGAAGCGCTCAAGCCCGGCAACCACATTACCGGCCCCGCGATCATCGAATCCGACGCGACGACCTTCGTCGTGCCCGACGGTTTCGAGACGCGGCTCGACAAGCACCGCCTGTTCCACCTGGCCGAAGTGAAATAA
- a CDS encoding C39 family peptidase gives MKVRTLFFIALLGASVCQPAGAQSDSARILGPSGSSYAVPVTSLKGARFVSTLRQQYDFSCGSAAVATLLTHHYDRKVDEVEVFKHMFERGDQAKIRREGFSMLDMKLYLDGSGFRAEGVRASLDQLSAARVPAIALIRENGYAHFVVVKGLRAKRVVIGDPAMGTRVLDRADFERFWTNGILLVINDKPERARFDRDEDWRVRPPAPIGQGIGGNATDVLLLRRGPMDF, from the coding sequence ATGAAAGTCCGCACGCTGTTTTTCATCGCCCTGCTGGGCGCGTCGGTGTGCCAGCCCGCGGGGGCGCAGTCCGACTCGGCGAGGATTCTGGGGCCGTCCGGGAGCAGTTATGCAGTGCCCGTGACGAGCCTGAAAGGGGCGCGCTTCGTGTCGACGCTGCGTCAGCAATACGACTTCAGTTGCGGCTCCGCGGCGGTCGCAACGCTGCTCACGCATCATTACGACCGCAAGGTCGACGAAGTCGAGGTGTTCAAGCACATGTTCGAGCGCGGCGACCAGGCGAAGATCCGGCGTGAGGGATTTTCGATGCTCGACATGAAACTCTATCTCGACGGCAGCGGTTTTCGTGCCGAGGGCGTGCGCGCGTCGCTCGACCAGCTTTCCGCGGCACGTGTCCCGGCAATCGCGCTGATCAGGGAAAACGGCTACGCGCACTTCGTCGTGGTCAAGGGCCTGCGGGCGAAGCGGGTGGTCATCGGCGATCCGGCAATGGGGACGCGCGTTCTCGATCGCGCCGACTTCGAGCGCTTCTGGACCAACGGCATCCTGCTCGTCATCAACGACAAGCCCGAGCGTGCCCGCTTCGACCGGGACGAGGACTGGCGGGTCCGGCCCCCGGCGCCGATCGGGCAGGGGATCGGCGGCAATGCAACGGATGTCCTGCTGCTGCGGCGCGGGCCGATGGATTTTTGA
- a CDS encoding sigma-54 dependent transcriptional regulator, producing MAKRKGLLLDQTGEVAAGLKSMGLTGWEFQVVSSIDEARKTLTAGSPLVGLVAFSSAHPWPPREMEALISVNDVEWIAILGKDLLRNQEHGPMVLRNFHDFHTLPLDCERLMVTLGHAYGKALMLQNIEGCSTRTGDGDSRFGMVGRHARMLQLFNQIDKIVGVDAPVLIGGESGTGKELVANAIHRYSARAGSPFVTMNCGAIAPNLIQSELFGHERGAFTGAHQRKIGNIEAAHRGVLFLDEIGDLPLDLQGNLLRFLQEKTIVRVGSTERIRLDVRVIAATHVDLERAVEQGRFREDLFYRLNVLHLKVPPLRERTSDIPLLANSIFAQNRHQKSSQVKGFSSEAVHAMWEYPWPGNVRELINRVQYAMIMTESKLIAAADLGIAVPEMHGVSPTLDEVRATVEKEVIVSSLHKYRNNVSEVARQLGISRVTLYRMIDRLKIVL from the coding sequence ATGGCGAAACGTAAAGGTTTGCTGCTGGATCAGACCGGCGAAGTGGCCGCCGGCCTGAAGAGTATGGGATTGACCGGCTGGGAATTTCAGGTGGTTTCATCCATCGACGAGGCCCGCAAGACGTTGACTGCCGGCTCACCGCTGGTTGGTCTGGTGGCTTTCAGCTCGGCGCACCCCTGGCCACCGCGCGAAATGGAAGCGCTGATCTCTGTCAACGACGTCGAATGGATCGCGATCCTCGGCAAGGATCTGCTGCGCAACCAGGAGCATGGGCCGATGGTGCTGCGCAACTTCCACGACTTTCACACGCTGCCGCTCGACTGCGAACGCCTGATGGTGACGCTGGGCCATGCTTACGGCAAGGCATTGATGCTGCAGAACATCGAGGGCTGCTCGACTCGAACCGGAGACGGCGACAGCCGGTTCGGCATGGTCGGACGCCACGCGAGGATGCTTCAGCTCTTCAACCAGATCGACAAGATCGTCGGGGTCGACGCGCCGGTGCTGATCGGCGGCGAATCGGGCACCGGCAAGGAACTCGTGGCAAACGCGATCCACCGCTATTCCGCCCGTGCGGGTTCGCCGTTCGTCACGATGAACTGCGGTGCGATTGCGCCGAATCTCATCCAGTCCGAGCTCTTCGGCCACGAGCGCGGCGCATTCACGGGGGCACACCAGCGCAAGATCGGAAACATCGAAGCCGCCCACCGCGGCGTCCTGTTCCTCGACGAAATCGGCGACCTGCCCCTCGACCTACAGGGGAACCTGCTGCGCTTTCTGCAGGAAAAGACGATCGTCCGCGTCGGTTCCACGGAGCGCATCCGCCTCGACGTGCGGGTGATCGCGGCAACGCATGTCGACCTCGAGCGCGCCGTCGAGCAGGGCCGGTTCCGCGAAGATCTTTTCTATCGGCTCAACGTCCTGCACCTCAAGGTGCCGCCCCTGCGCGAACGCACCAGCGACATTCCGCTGCTCGCCAATTCGATCTTCGCCCAGAACCGGCACCAGAAGAGTTCGCAGGTGAAGGGTTTCAGCTCGGAGGCGGTCCATGCGATGTGGGAATACCCGTGGCCGGGCAACGTGCGCGAACTGATCAACCGCGTTCAGTACGCCATGATCATGACCGAGTCCAAGCTCATCGCCGCCGCCGACCTGGGCATCGCCGTGCCCGAGATGCACGGCGTCAGCCCGACGCTCGACGAAGTGCGCGCGACGGTCGAAAAGGAAGTCATCGTCAGCAGTCTCCATAAGTACCGCAACAACGTTTCGGAAGTCGCCCGGCAACTCGGCATTTCGCGCGTGACGCTGTATCGCATGATCGATCGTCTGAAAATCGTTCTTTAG